In Fragaria vesca subsp. vesca linkage group LG5, FraVesHawaii_1.0, whole genome shotgun sequence, the genomic stretch GTGTATATGTGGAAACATAGTTGAACTCTTAACTTTGTTTTTGGGATACAGAATTGAAGAGCCATATGGTCATGCCAACATTCAGAGCACAATATAGCGGTTCAGGGGATCCTTCTGAGATACCATCCACTAATCTTGTCCTCATGGGAAAGTTCAGGTAAGGGCCCTGCCTTGGATAAAGCTTATTGCTGAGAAATTTTCTTGTTGTTTTCTTATATGGATTTTGGTGTCTTAGTGAAACTGGTTATACTTGGTGCACATATTTTGCTAATGAGTTGAACCTTAGTGAGAAGCTAGTAATAATAACTGCAAGGAAATGATAACTACATGGTCCCAGGTTGAGTGAGCACTAGGCCAAAGAAATAAGTGTTTGGCACTTTATTAGCTTTACAATCACATATGTGAATGTGATGGACATGACCTCAACACAATCGAAGAGAAAAAAGCTCCCAAACCCAACCCAACAAAAAGAGAGCAAAGAAAATACAGAAAATTGAACACAAACACTACTGAACATGTGAATGGCACAGGAGGTAGCTAGCAGAAGCTATTTTCCAATGCATACATTGATATTATTGCACCATCAACAAACTAGTAGTCCTCGGGAGCCAAGGGCTGGTGAGTGTGGTGGGTGTGGGGGGGCTCTGTTGGTATGACCATGTATTCATATATGAGACCTGCCAATCCACCCCCTATAAATGGTCCAAGCCAGTAGATCCAGTGGTTCTTCCATCTCCACCCTACCAGTGCTGGTCCAAATGCCCTTGCCGGGTTCATGGATGCTCCATCAAACGGACCGCCGACCAAGATATTTGCGCCAACAATGAACCCTATGGCCAGAGGTGCTATAGTTCCCAAGCTACCCCTCTTAGGATCAATGGCTGTAGCATATACGGTGTAAACTAAACCAAATGTCATCACAATCTCTAGTACTAGCCCATGCCACTCGCCAACACCAGGGGCGACGTTGAACCCCACAGTTCTCTGATACAAATATACAAAATTTTGGTAAGTACTAGTCTAAGGTTATCTAACTAAGAAAATAATTGGGGTTATGAAAAAAATAGGATTCAATTACCATGCCATTTGTGACAAGCCTTAGCACAAGGGAAGCCACAATAGCCCCTAGGAGCTGAGCCACCCAGTAGTAAAAGGCACGAACAACCGAAATCCTTCCACCAATAAGAGCCCCAAAGGTTACAGCAGGATTGACATGGCCACCAGAGATGTTAATGCTAGCTGAGATGGCCGAAAAGAGAGCAAACGCATGCGCTAGAGCTATAGCTATCAACTCAGCCACTGATGTGTCGCTGTCCTTGTAAATTTTCCCTGCATGAGAAAGAAAAGTTTAAGAAGACAGATACCTACACCGATGGAGCGATCTGATGATCATAATGCTCATGGTTCACTTTATGTTTATGCAGCAAGCTAGATATGTGTGTATGTACCAAGAGCGAGGATAGAGCCTTCCCCAGCAAAGACAAAGATGAAGGTGGCAATGAACTCGGCTAAAGTAGCTCTGATGGAGTCGGGGTGGGTGGCCTCGTCGGCCCTCCCAAACTCATATCTACGATATGGCTGCGGCATGGTCGCGCAGTTACTCGAGGCTAGCTAGTGCTATAGCTCTTTCAAATCACGTACGGTTTATATATGGATGATGATCTGCTGATGATAGAAGGTAATAGTTGTATGATCTGCCACCGGGGTAGCTGCTGTTGCTGGTTGATTCTTCGCTTGGCCTCACGGCTTTTTTTCTTAGCTAGAAGATTAAGATGGAGCGGTCAGGAGTGGGATTGATGGACGATGAGGGCAGGAGGGCGTTTGCATGTTTGAAATGTGGAGGTCTCTAGTCTTAAATTAGCCAAGAGGGCTTGGATTCATATGGGACACTTGGGGAGTTGCCATGCAGGAAGGATGACACATATGCAGCATATGTGTAGCTACCTGGTAAACCCTACAGAGTCATTGCATCATCTGGAATGGTGGTCTCTATCTCTTAGCTAGCAAGCAACTCTTTTCGAATTTATCCTTATTTTTGCTTTGCATGTGTTTTGTTTTGGCAGAGAGGACTTAATTCTATTGTAGTGATCTCTAGTTTCTTCAAGATGTCACAATGACTTTTTGACACTTAGCTTTCTATTATCAGTATTATGTTACCAGATAAACAAGAAATTATTGTGAATTGAAGGATATGAATTAGTTTGTTGAAATTGGTGGGATATGAATCGAAATATCGAATGTCTGAAGGGATGATTATCAACTCTTTCCTAAGAATGCCTATGCCTTTAGATAAAATTTACAGCATTTACAGTTTATGTAAATTAAGTTATAGGATCAAACTTTCCTAGCAATCAAATCGTCTTGAGCTGCTCCCTATTTCTTGAATGCTTTTCAATACTTGGATCATTTTAGGCCGGTTCTCTGGGGAGATGTCTGTACACTCAAGGGCAATGTTGGTCAGCTTCAACATGTCATCATGGTCATCTTTTGCTGCCAGCATTTCTATATCCAAAATATCTGTGGACCAGTCATTGTTTACCACCATTCTAACCCAATCAGAAAGATCATCTATTATTGTTTCATCACTTCCCGGTGAAACTTCGCCTGGGACCTTGCCAGTAATGACCTCCAGTAGGACAATGCCAAAGCAATAGACATCGGCTTTCTGTGACAACCTCTTCGCTTGAGCCAACTCCGGTGACTTACTGATCGCTAGAATGCTTTGCGAGCATTCTCGAGCAGGCAGGAGTGGCAAGAATCCGAAATCTGCAAGCTTCACATTGTAGTTTTCGTCTGGGATAACTAGTACATTTGACGATTTAAGGTTGGCATGAGGAACCTTATGTGAACGCAAGGATTGGTGAAGGAATATCAGACCCTGTGCTATGCCTTTGATAATTGATAGTCTTGTAACCCAAGCCAAAGGTACTCTTCCAACTCCTCTATTCCCTGGCATTGATGTAGCAGGCAATATATAAGGCAACCAACATCAGTGGTTGGGAACTTGGGATAACATATTTATAAAAAGGATATTGAAATGGCATAAAGCCTATATAACACAAAGTAAGAAGTTGAATTTAACTGACCATGTAAAAGCTCAAACAAAGTAGTGGCACCAGGGACAAAGTTATAGATGAGGAGCTTCTCCTCCCTGGAATAGTAGAAAGAGAGAATTTGTACAAGGTTTACATGTCTCATCTTCCCTAGCAGTTGCATTTGCTGCACAAATTCCTTCCTGCTCAACTCGTTCATGCTTCTAATTCTCTTCACCACCACGACAGGGCCCGATTCTAGTGTCACTTTATATGAAGTTCCCAGTTCCCCCCTGCCTATCACTTCTGCCGAAGCCCTAAGTAAGTCATCCAAATCAAAAAATGCCTCGGCCGGCAAGTCCTTGTCGAAAAACTCCAACTCAACCCTCTTTTCAGGATCCCCCAACCTCTCATCCAAACGATTATCATCACGCATCTTCGTTTGTGCCACTGCCCATCCTGGATAACCAATTAAACGATTCAAGAAAACACACACAAAAAAGAAATATAAGGAAACTTGAGATCCAAGTTATTAGAGATATATGTACCTGTGTGCTGAGCCTGATCTGTTGACGTCGTTTCATCTTTGCCATGCACTTTCTTATAGTAACATAAGAAAGCAAATATAACGAGAAAAGGAACCACAGCTGCTGCAGCCACAATCAAAGCGAGTGGGAGGCGATCATCTTTCGAATCGTTTGACGGGGAATGAGGAGAAGGAGGAGGAGTGCAAGAATTCCCCAGAGGACTCCCACACAGATGTGCATTGTCATCATACGAGCTTTTCGGGAACTTCTGTAACACACCAGTGTTAGGAATCGGACCCTCGAGACGATTATGAGAAACATTAAAAGCTCTCAGTGTGGGTTGGTCGAAAGGCGGAATCGACCCATCTAAGGAATTCTCTTGCAGCTCTAGCACTTCCAGGTTTGGCAGATCAGTAGCATACTCGAAAGGTATCGAACCCCAGAAGCGGTTGTATGAGAAATCCACATATTCAAGGTGCACGAGACTTGATAGGTTAGGAAGAGAGCCGGAGAAGGTGTTGTTCCTAAAGCTAAGTTTGCTCAGGAAAGTTAGGTTTTGCAGAAATGTGGGTGGAAGAGAGCCAGCTGGTGATATAGTAGCTGAGAGCTGAGCTTCTTCTAGAACAAG encodes the following:
- the LOC101307398 gene encoding probable aquaporin TIP3-2-like yields the protein MPQPYRRYEFGRADEATHPDSIRATLAEFIATFIFVFAGEGSILALGKIYKDSDTSVAELIAIALAHAFALFSAISASINISGGHVNPAVTFGALIGGRISVVRAFYYWVAQLLGAIVASLVLRLVTNGMRTVGFNVAPGVGEWHGLVLEIVMTFGLVYTVYATAIDPKRGSLGTIAPLAIGFIVGANILVGGPFDGASMNPARAFGPALVGWRWKNHWIYWLGPFIGGGLAGLIYEYMVIPTEPPHTHHTHQPLAPEDY
- the LOC101304389 gene encoding probable leucine-rich repeat receptor-like protein kinase At1g68400-like, which produces MYKLVAMMMMIIFLINPILISSSLSTSTSEAFDEFYSEEREALIKLRDSVSSNSSTLHSNWTGPPCNYINSSRWSGISCSNWHVVHLVLEEAQLSATISPAGSLPPTFLQNLTFLSKLSFRNNTFSGSLPNLSSLVHLEYVDFSYNRFWGSIPFEYATDLPNLEVLELQENSLDGSIPPFDQPTLRAFNVSHNRLEGPIPNTGVLQKFPKSSYDDNAHLCGSPLGNSCTPPPSPHSPSNDSKDDRLPLALIVAAAAVVPFLVIFAFLCYYKKVHGKDETTSTDQAQHTVAQTKMRDDNRLDERLGDPEKRVELEFFDKDLPAEAFFDLDDLLRASAEVIGRGELGTSYKVTLESGPVVVVKRIRSMNELSRKEFVQQMQLLGKMRHVNLVQILSFYYSREEKLLIYNFVPGATTLFELLHGNRGVGRVPLAWVTRLSIIKGIAQGLIFLHQSLRSHKVPHANLKSSNVLVIPDENYNVKLADFGFLPLLPARECSQSILAISKSPELAQAKRLSQKADVYCFGIVLLEVITGKVPGEVSPGSDETIIDDLSDWVRMVVNNDWSTDILDIEMLAAKDDHDDMLKLTNIALECTDISPENRPKMIQVLKSIQEIGSSSRRFDC